One Salmo trutta chromosome 26, fSalTru1.1, whole genome shotgun sequence DNA window includes the following coding sequences:
- the LOC115163225 gene encoding 39S ribosomal protein L44, mitochondrial produces MSAQFPVPDEVLHSTFLAVIGALQEISGAERAGLFLLYFLVTQLVGKDLFEMWSVVNPMGLLVEELSKRNVALPEPRLTRSAGAVLPLDFVGLYSDKKIFAEAPGETVLAAEEEAARVALRKIYGYTENRRPCDFSAAEEQLGLLPSIHQQQLKVTPSTMMSSIS; encoded by the exons ATGAGCGCTCAATTCCCTGTCCCTGATGAAGTATTGCACAGTACGTTCCTCGCTGTGATTGGAGCACTCCAGGAGATCAGTGGAGCTGAGAGAGCAGGCCTTTTCCTTCTG TATTTCCTGGTCACCCAGTTGGTAGGTAAAGACCTGTTTGAAATGTGGTCGGTGGTGAACCCTATGGGGCTGCTGGTGGAGGAGCTGTCCAAGAGGAACGTTGCCCTCCCAGAGCCTCGCCTCACCAGGTCGGCTGGCGCCGTGCTCCCACTCGACTTTGTAGGGCTGTACAG TGATAAGAAGATTTTTGCCGAGGCTCCAGGGGAGACCGTTCTGGCTGCAGAGGAGGAGGCGGCACGCGTGGCCCTGAGGAAAATCTATGGCTACACTGAGAACCGGAGACCCTGTGacttctctgcagcagaggagcAGCTCGGGCTCCTACCCTCAATCCATCAGCAGCAGCTTAAGGTCACTCCAAGCACCATGATGTCTTCCATCAGTTGA
- the LOC115163227 gene encoding mitochondrial fission factor homolog B isoform X3, giving the protein MNGAAFPSPTAEMAEMNRIHYELEYTEGISQRMRIPEMLKMGPYGHDNPEAGSRDLHNVMMQVPERIVMSGDSEDSQFPRPRDLDLIQSTPLESLSLKTPPRVLTLNERPLDFMEMERGAAPAQPSEEVRSQGRLRRERSASENTTVRHNSQIARNDSTKPSLRGGSALTSNTLHESRLALATLDTTLDVSMAPDDMAVVDAATLRRQIIKLNRRLQLIEEENKERAKREMIMYSVTVAFWLINSWVWFRR; this is encoded by the exons ATGAACGGAGCGGCATTCCCCTCTCCTACTGCAGAGATGGCGGAGATGAACCGCATCCACTACGAGCTGGAGTACACAGAGGGCATCAGCCAGCGCATGAGGATTCCAGAGATGCTCAAAATGGGCCCCTACGGTCATGACAACCCTGAGGCAGGCTCACGGGACCTGCACAACGTCATGATGCAGGTCCCAGAGAGGATCGTAATGTCCG GAGACAGTGAGGACTCCCAGTTCCCCAGACCCAGAGACCTGGACCTGATCCAGTCCACCCCGCTAGAGAGCCTGTCCTTGAAGACCCCTCCTCGGGTCCTCACCCTCAATGAGCGGCCGCTGGACTTCATGGAAATGGAGCGCGGTGcagccccagcccagcccagtgagGAG GTGCGTTCGCAAGGGCGGTTGCGGCGGGAACGTTCAGCCAGCGAGAACACCACTGTCCGTCACAATAGCCAGATTGCCAGAAACGATTCAAC CAAGCCATCGCTGCGAGGGGGGTCTGCCTTGACCTCTAATACTCTGCATGAATCCAG GCTTGCCCTGGCCACTCTAGACACTACTCTGGATGTTTCCATGGCTCCTGATGACATGGCTGTCGTAGATGCAGCAACACTTCGACGGCAG ATCATCAAGCTGAACCGGAGGCTCCAGCTCATAGAAGAGGAGAACAAGGAGAGGGCCAAGCGTGAGATGATCATGTACTCCGTCACCGTAGCCTTCTGGCTTATCAACAGCTGGGTTTGGTTCCGCCGCTAG
- the LOC115163227 gene encoding mitochondrial fission factor homolog A isoform X2: MNGAAFPSPTAEMAEMNRIHYELEYTEGISQRMRIPEMLKMGPYGHDNPEAGSRDLHNVMMQVPERIVMSGDSEDSQFPRPRDLDLIQSTPLESLSLKTPPRVLTLNERPLDFMEMERGAAPAQPSEEVRSQGRLRRERSASENTTVRHNSQIARNDSTVTLSLPAPLRACPPLAMAEDEQNLYSASGVLSFIQSTTRRAYQQVLEVLDENHRRLALATLDTTLDVSMAPDDMAVVDAATLRRQIIKLNRRLQLIEEENKERAKREMIMYSVTVAFWLINSWVWFRR; encoded by the exons ATGAACGGAGCGGCATTCCCCTCTCCTACTGCAGAGATGGCGGAGATGAACCGCATCCACTACGAGCTGGAGTACACAGAGGGCATCAGCCAGCGCATGAGGATTCCAGAGATGCTCAAAATGGGCCCCTACGGTCATGACAACCCTGAGGCAGGCTCACGGGACCTGCACAACGTCATGATGCAGGTCCCAGAGAGGATCGTAATGTCCG GAGACAGTGAGGACTCCCAGTTCCCCAGACCCAGAGACCTGGACCTGATCCAGTCCACCCCGCTAGAGAGCCTGTCCTTGAAGACCCCTCCTCGGGTCCTCACCCTCAATGAGCGGCCGCTGGACTTCATGGAAATGGAGCGCGGTGcagccccagcccagcccagtgagGAG GTGCGTTCGCAAGGGCGGTTGCGGCGGGAACGTTCAGCCAGCGAGAACACCACTGTCCGTCACAATAGCCAGATTGCCAGAAACGATTCAAC TGTGACCCTgtccctcccagcccctctcCGCGCCTGCCCCCCTCTCGCCATGGCCGAGGACGAACAGAACCTGTACAGCGCTAGCGGCGTTCTCTCTTTCATCCAGTCCACCACGCGCCGGGCCTACCAGCAGGTCCTGGAGGTTCTGGACGAGAACCACCGCAG GCTTGCCCTGGCCACTCTAGACACTACTCTGGATGTTTCCATGGCTCCTGATGACATGGCTGTCGTAGATGCAGCAACACTTCGACGGCAG ATCATCAAGCTGAACCGGAGGCTCCAGCTCATAGAAGAGGAGAACAAGGAGAGGGCCAAGCGTGAGATGATCATGTACTCCGTCACCGTAGCCTTCTGGCTTATCAACAGCTGGGTTTGGTTCCGCCGCTAG
- the LOC115163227 gene encoding mitochondrial fission factor homolog A isoform X1 → MNGAAFPSPTAEMAEMNRIHYELEYTEGISQRMRIPEMLKMGPYGHDNPEAGSRDLHNVMMQVPERIVMSGDSEDSQFPRPRDLDLIQSTPLESLSLKTPPRVLTLNERPLDFMEMERGAAPAQPSEEVRSQGRLRRERSASENTTVRHNSQIARNDSTVTLSLPAPLRACPPLAMAEDEQNLYSASGVLSFIQSTTRRAYQQVLEVLDENHRSKPSLRGGSALTSNTLHESRLALATLDTTLDVSMAPDDMAVVDAATLRRQIIKLNRRLQLIEEENKERAKREMIMYSVTVAFWLINSWVWFRR, encoded by the exons ATGAACGGAGCGGCATTCCCCTCTCCTACTGCAGAGATGGCGGAGATGAACCGCATCCACTACGAGCTGGAGTACACAGAGGGCATCAGCCAGCGCATGAGGATTCCAGAGATGCTCAAAATGGGCCCCTACGGTCATGACAACCCTGAGGCAGGCTCACGGGACCTGCACAACGTCATGATGCAGGTCCCAGAGAGGATCGTAATGTCCG GAGACAGTGAGGACTCCCAGTTCCCCAGACCCAGAGACCTGGACCTGATCCAGTCCACCCCGCTAGAGAGCCTGTCCTTGAAGACCCCTCCTCGGGTCCTCACCCTCAATGAGCGGCCGCTGGACTTCATGGAAATGGAGCGCGGTGcagccccagcccagcccagtgagGAG GTGCGTTCGCAAGGGCGGTTGCGGCGGGAACGTTCAGCCAGCGAGAACACCACTGTCCGTCACAATAGCCAGATTGCCAGAAACGATTCAAC TGTGACCCTgtccctcccagcccctctcCGCGCCTGCCCCCCTCTCGCCATGGCCGAGGACGAACAGAACCTGTACAGCGCTAGCGGCGTTCTCTCTTTCATCCAGTCCACCACGCGCCGGGCCTACCAGCAGGTCCTGGAGGTTCTGGACGAGAACCACCGCAG CAAGCCATCGCTGCGAGGGGGGTCTGCCTTGACCTCTAATACTCTGCATGAATCCAG GCTTGCCCTGGCCACTCTAGACACTACTCTGGATGTTTCCATGGCTCCTGATGACATGGCTGTCGTAGATGCAGCAACACTTCGACGGCAG ATCATCAAGCTGAACCGGAGGCTCCAGCTCATAGAAGAGGAGAACAAGGAGAGGGCCAAGCGTGAGATGATCATGTACTCCGTCACCGTAGCCTTCTGGCTTATCAACAGCTGGGTTTGGTTCCGCCGCTAG
- the LOC115163227 gene encoding mitochondrial fission factor homolog B isoform X4 yields the protein MNGAAFPSPTAEMAEMNRIHYELEYTEGISQRMRIPEMLKMGPYGHDNPEAGSRDLHNVMMQVPERIVMSGDSEDSQFPRPRDLDLIQSTPLESLSLKTPPRVLTLNERPLDFMEMERGAAPAQPSEEVRSQGRLRRERSASENTTVRHNSQIARNDSTLALATLDTTLDVSMAPDDMAVVDAATLRRQIIKLNRRLQLIEEENKERAKREMIMYSVTVAFWLINSWVWFRR from the exons ATGAACGGAGCGGCATTCCCCTCTCCTACTGCAGAGATGGCGGAGATGAACCGCATCCACTACGAGCTGGAGTACACAGAGGGCATCAGCCAGCGCATGAGGATTCCAGAGATGCTCAAAATGGGCCCCTACGGTCATGACAACCCTGAGGCAGGCTCACGGGACCTGCACAACGTCATGATGCAGGTCCCAGAGAGGATCGTAATGTCCG GAGACAGTGAGGACTCCCAGTTCCCCAGACCCAGAGACCTGGACCTGATCCAGTCCACCCCGCTAGAGAGCCTGTCCTTGAAGACCCCTCCTCGGGTCCTCACCCTCAATGAGCGGCCGCTGGACTTCATGGAAATGGAGCGCGGTGcagccccagcccagcccagtgagGAG GTGCGTTCGCAAGGGCGGTTGCGGCGGGAACGTTCAGCCAGCGAGAACACCACTGTCCGTCACAATAGCCAGATTGCCAGAAACGATTCAAC GCTTGCCCTGGCCACTCTAGACACTACTCTGGATGTTTCCATGGCTCCTGATGACATGGCTGTCGTAGATGCAGCAACACTTCGACGGCAG ATCATCAAGCTGAACCGGAGGCTCCAGCTCATAGAAGAGGAGAACAAGGAGAGGGCCAAGCGTGAGATGATCATGTACTCCGTCACCGTAGCCTTCTGGCTTATCAACAGCTGGGTTTGGTTCCGCCGCTAG